In one Hippocampus zosterae strain Florida chromosome 10, ASM2543408v3, whole genome shotgun sequence genomic region, the following are encoded:
- the fzd4 gene encoding frizzled-4: MQGVMVSLTRAVVLLLFGLLAPPCVVRGFGDDVEEMTCDPIRISMCQGLGYNVTKMPNLVGNVLQSDAELQLTTFTPLIQYGCSSQLKFFLCSVYVPMCTDKVPIPIGPCGSMCLSVKRKCLPVLHEFGFIWPEVLNCSLFPPQNDHNHMCMEGPGDEDPPYYRHPPHQEECQASGSAPDQYTWLKQTDSCALQCGYDSGLYRRGAKVFTDAWMAVWAVLCFLSTTLTVLTFLLDSQRFSYPERPIIFLSMCCNLYSVAYLVRLTLGRERVSCDLDASEVPILVQEGLKSTGCAIVFLLLYFFGMASSLWWVILTLTWFLAAGLKWGHEAIEMHSSYFHIAAWAIPAVKTIVILIMRLVDADDLTGLCYVGNLQQEALTGFVVAPLATYLLIGTLFICAGLVALFKIRSNLQKDGAKTDKLERLMVKIGVFSVLYTVPASTVIGCYLYQLSRWEDFKATTQDSYVASEMLRIFMSLLVGITSGMWIWSAKTLHTWQRCSARLLKDSRVGRGGKRGPAKGWIKPGTGNETVV, translated from the exons ATGCAGGGGGTTATGGTGTCGCTCACTCGGGCAGTCGTGCTCCTCCTGTTCGGACTGCTCGCTCCGCCGTGCGTGGTGCGCGGCTTCGGCGACGATGTGGAGGAGATGACCTGCGACCCCATCCGGATCAGCATGTGCCAGGGTTTGGGATACAACGTCACCAAAATGCCCAATCTGGTCGGCAACGTGCTCCAGTCTGACGCCGAACTGCAGCTGACCACGTTTACGCCGCTCATCCAGTACGGCTGCTCCAGCCAGCTCAAG TTCTTCCTGTGCTCCGTCTATGTGCCGATGTGCACGGACAAAGTGCCAATTCCTATTGGACCTTGTGGCAGCATGTGTTTGTCTGTCAAGAGAAAATGCCTGCCAGTGCTTCATGAGTTTGGTTTCATTTGGCCAGAG GTTCTCAACTGCAGCCTTTTCCCGCCTCAGAATGACCACAACCACATGTGCATGGAGGGTCCGGGGGATGAGGATCCGCCGTATTACCGCCATCCTCCGCACCAGGAGGAGTGTCAGGCCTCGGGATCTGCCCCCGACCAGTACACATGGCTGAAGCAGACCGATAGCTGTGCACTCCAGTGCGGCTATGACAGCGGGCTGTACAGGCGCGGGGCCAAAGTGTTCACGGATGCCTGGATGGCGGTATGGGCTGTGCTCTGCTTCCTTTCCACCACTTTAACGGTCCTGACCTTCCTGTTGGATTCCCAACGATTCTCCTACCCTGAGAGGCCCATCATCTTCCTGTCCATGTGCTGCAATTTGTACAGTGTTGCTTACTTG GTCCGATTGACTCTGGGTCGGGAACGAGTGTCATGTGACCTGGATGCCAGCGAAGTTCCTATTCTAGTGCAGGAAGGACTGAAGAGCACCGGCTGTGCCATCGTTTTTCTCCTGCTCTACTTCTTTGGCATGGCCTCCTCTCTCTG GTGGGTGATCCTGACGCTGACATGGTTCTTGGCTGCAGGATTAAAGTGGGGCCACGAGGCCATTGAAATGCACAGCTCCTACTTCCACATAGCGGCTTGGGCCATCCCAGCTGTTAAAACCATCGTCATTCTTATAATGAGATTGGTGGATGCTGACGATCTGACCGGCCTGTGCTATGTTGGCAACCTGCAGCAGGAGGCGCTCACGGGCTTTGTCGTGGCGCCGCTAGCGACCTACCTTCTTATAG GTACGCTATTCATCTGCGCTGGTCTCGTAGCGCTTTTCAAGATCCGCTCCAATTTGCAGAAGGATGGCGCCAAGACGGACAAGCTCGAGCGTTTAATGGTGAAGATCGGAGTGTTTTCTGTTCTCTACACGGTTCCGGCTTCCACCGTGATTGGCTGTTACCTCTACCAACTTTCCCGCTGGGAGGACTTCAAAGCCACCACGCAAGACTCGTACGTTGCATCGGAGATGCTTCGAATCTTCATGTCGCTGCTCGTTGGCATCACCTCGGGCATGTGGATCTGGTCAGCCAAGACCCTGCACACGTGGCAACGCTGCTCCGCCCGCTTACTCAAGGACAGTAGGGTGGGGCGAGGAGGCAAGCGAGGACCGGCCAAGGGTTGGATTAAACCAGGGACGGGCAACGAGACGGTGGTGTGA